One region of Quercus lobata isolate SW786 chromosome 2, ValleyOak3.0 Primary Assembly, whole genome shotgun sequence genomic DNA includes:
- the LOC115974448 gene encoding histone H3.3 translates to MARTKQTARKSTGGKAPRKQLATKAARKSAPTTGGVKKPHRYRPGTVALREIRKYQKSTELLIRKLPFQRLVREIAQDFKTDLRFQSHAVLALQEAAEAYLVGLFEDTNLCAIHAKRVTIMPKDIQLARRIRGERA, encoded by the exons ATGGCTCGTACCAAGCAGACTGCTCGCAAGTCCACCGGAGGAAAGGCTCCAAGGAAGCAGCTTGCCACTAAG GCTGCAAGGAAATCTGCACCCACAACTGGTGGAGTGAAGAAGCCCCATCGTTATCGTCCCGGAACTGTTGCTCTCCG TGAAATTCGTAAGTACCAGAAGAGTACCGAGCTTTTGATCCGCAAGTTGCCCTTCCAGCGTCTTGTTCGTGAAATCGCACAAGACTTCAAG ACGGATTTGAGGTTCCAGAGCCATGCTGTTCTCGCTCTTCAAGAGGCCGCGGAGGCTTACCTTGTGGGTCTCTTCGAGGACACCAACCTGTGCGCTATCCATGCCAAGAGGGTCACCATTATGCCTAAGGATATCCAGCTCGCAAGGAGGATCCGTGGCGAACGTGCTTAA